A window of Salvia splendens isolate huo1 chromosome 8, SspV2, whole genome shotgun sequence genomic DNA:
aggggttatcatatagGGAGAtggatgtatatatatatatataggaaaatgatcaatacaaaacttgatctcaatacaaaatccagaccaaatcctgaccatgagatttgacaatccaatggtcaataattaaacaaaaacacggagggtcattgtaaagcagttttaggtcatattataaactttgggtttgaggtcatgttaagatcatttcatgtcatccttactataatgacggaaaaataagcttacaatgacctaaaaatgacttttgtatgcttggttctgcatttttgtattaagaatggttttgcttggatcaaaaccctatatatatatatatatatatatatatatatatatatatatatatatatatatatatatagggttttgatctatgcaaaactagatttaaatacagaaacgcagaacaatatcataattaggtcacttttaggtcataattaggtaatttttaggtcatgctaacaaagcatgacctaaaacgatcttagcatgacattaaacccaaatattataatatgacctaaaattgtttaattatgaccttctgtgtttttggttaattattgaccattagatcatctaatcctagggccaagatttggtctgcatttctggatttaaacacatacttattttgatcatctccctatatatatatatatatatatatatatatatatatatatatatatatatatatatatataggattgtgatcaagatagaaccattcttaaacgtagaacaaatgtcaaacggaggtcgttagatcttttaatccagtggtgttgatttgcacaacaacttcccattacaaccaaaactattattaatgggcgaatgcagataagtgaaaaaataaagcatgcatggactcttcttcgtttcattcattcttccatcaacatgtgagttttttcacatgttgagtccggaatgtctaGTATTTCCTATAATTTTGCTCCGTCATCTAATGTTCCTTTTATATGATCATGACCTATATTTTCATCTATTATGAAAtattagaataaattaaatttttgtgGTATAAAACATAATCCATGTGTTATGACTtgaatgtaattatattttgacCCTATTTTACCATGTTTTTTGTTATGACACATAACATtaattagtatgacccaaagatatgtctatatttttgggtaatttttttttgtcgtgCTTGAATTGTAAAGGCATTTTTAGTATGGTTATGCCATATAATCCCTGTGTTATGACTtgaatgtaattatattttgacCTTATTTTACCATATCTTTTATTATGACACATAACATaaattagtatgacccaaagatATGTCTATATTTTTGGGTAATTTTTTTTGTCGTGCTTGAATTGTAAAGGCGTTTTTAGTATGGTTATGCCATATAATCCATGTGTTATGACTtgaatgtaattatattttgaccatattttatcatattttttattatgacaCATAACATaaattagtatgacccaaagatATGTCTATATTGttgggtaattttttttttgtcgtgCTTGAATTGTAAAGGCGTTTTTAGTATGGTTATGCCATGAGTAAAAACGGAACGTCAGTTTATATTTTTGAGTAATGATCCCATGATTTTCGCGAAAAAAAAAAACGGAACgtcagtttatatttttttagttccCATATTACCCTTTTATGCCTCAATTCGTTATTATTATGACCTAACAAAATGGTTGACAAGACTAAATCGTGGCCGTTCATAATCAGATCCTCCGTTCCAGATTTGGTCTGTATTTTTGTACTTAAGGGCGTATTTTGATAGATtaagaccatatatatatatatatatatatatatatatatatatatatatatatatatatatatatatatatatatatatatatatatatatatatatatatataggttcatgatcaattgagattgtttaggctaattgagaaatgagatgcaacatcagccactcatttttattaaatgagtggtccagattttgccacaaaaaaatatttttagattaatttattatgaaagggtataatggtaaatttagttgaaaacaaatgaaaactaaCTTCTCCCCtcccattcttcttcccttacgCCTCCACCTTCTGCTCATCTCCTCCTCCACTCTTTTCCGACCCTTCTCGCTGATGCTCCGCCTCAAATCACGGCAGCGCTCCTCCTCACCCCGTCACCAGCTCCTTCCTCGCCGGAGACGCCGCCGGAGGTGGAATCCCTAGCTCGTCGTCCGACGCCTCGAGCAGATAGCCTAGATCCGGCCGCGATTCGCCGGAATCCGACACCAATTCGACGATTCCTTCCTCAACCTCTCCGGATTCGCCACAATCCGACGCCGATTCGACGATTCTTTCCTCAGCCGCTCCGGATCCGTGACTGGAAGTGGGAGATGTAGTGATTTCCTCCTCGAAACTCTTCATGAACGAGTCGAGGTCGTGGATGGAAGTGCAGAGATCGAAATCCTCGTCGATTCCGTCCAACAGATCCTCCCTCAGCCGCTCCACCTCCGGCGAGTCAATCTCCTCCGACTCTGTCTCCGTTTTTGTTATGGAATTATCAATTAAGCTATTGCATAGTTGTATACTATGATGCTTATAGAAGATTAAgtcaaatagttgttattttttaattacaataattgtttttgagttgttgacaatATATACAAGCTtttgacaagctgttgacatttgatatacaagctgatacattttactataagttgttgacatttgatatataaGCCGGTGACACTATGACAACTATagtgcatatcgtgtcaacggcacatacatgtcatgtcaactacggtacatatcgtgtcaactacacatacaagccatgtcaactgtgttacaagccatgtcaattacacgtacaaccatgtcaactgcacatagaaaccatgtcaacaacaactataagtcatgtcaactagacatacaagccatgtcaacaatccgacacattaaaacatgaaatgacacttatacccccgtgttgacacatgtgatagctattgacatttagttaatcttgtggattagtggctgatattgcatctcatttctcaatttagctaaataatacttatcaacctaacaggaccccatatatatatatatatatagggttgtgatcaattgagattttttagcctaattgagaattgagatgcattattagccactcatttttattaaatgagtggtccagaatttaccacatggaaaatatttttacattaattaattgtgaaagggcagaatggtaatttcatcatacattttatttaataactatttttttatttttttaaaaaaattaaattttttttttgatttttgatttttttattatttttattttttttgtcaactacatatacaattcatgtcaactacacacatataatgtcaactacatatacaattcatgtcaactgcacatatataatgtcaactacatatatgattcatatcacctatacacatataatgtcaactataagctgttgacatttgatgtgcaggctattgacatttgatgtgcagggctattgacatttgatgtgcaggctacacatcgtagttgacatcgcgtgaaaattaaaaaaattaaaaaaaaatttaaaattttttttaaaaaatttttaaaaaaataaaaaaataatttttttttagttgttgacattttaatacgagttgttgacatttgatattctggctattgaaatgaaatgacgataatacccttagttgatataatctacttgtagttgacatttcaaaatgagtggctgaaaatgcatctcaattctcaattaagctaaaaaatctcaacctaacaagaccctatatatatatatatatatatatttaaaaaccaAAAACCTTAACTAGTAcatcctttttatttttataggcGTTCTCCAAGTTTGGCCCAAACTCACTTAGCCCATTATCCTAAAAACTCACATGACACTTATTGCCGTCtttatatatactcccttcgtccaagTGTCTCAGGTTTCTTTTTTCGTCAGtccataattaaatgttttatttttttagtaataaacctcacattctactaactaattctactcatattttattttaaaattaatatcacttttttctactcacttttcattatatttcgtAAAACTTGTGTCAACTTAGGACATTTAATCGTGAATGTAGGGAGTATATAGTGATACATAGATACAGAAAAGCTAATTTGTATTCCTTTCTCTTTAGTTTAATTTATCAAACGTTTCAATACAAACCAACCCATCAATGTTTGCATTAATCCATAAaattagaagaagaaaaaaagatagTGAATAACAACGATGAGACAGCAACATATATATTGAGCCGTAGGATTTAACAATCAGTGAGTGGAAAGCCAATGCCATGCCGCTTCGTAGGAAAAACCACAAAAAGCATGCTACACACAACTCCGATCCCAACCGGCAGCGCCGTGAGCACCTCCTTCATCCCCGCCGACGGCGCCGGCCACAAGCACTCCACCACGTTCTCATTAAACATCGCGACCGCCGCGAACACCAGCACCGACATCACCGCGTGCGCGAAGTCGATAAACTTGAGCTTATACCTCGCCGCCATCTCCGGCGGCAGAGTCGCCGATCCGTCGATAATCCAGAGGCCGTTAAGAGTGGCGAAGCCGTAGCAGAGGCTCCCCTTCTGGTCCTTGACGCTGTCCGTGAAGCTCAGCAGGAAGCAGGAGAGCGCGCAGAGGCCGAGGAGTGAAACCGTCATGGCCCGGGCGGCGGCGTCGCAGTGGCCCTGGTTGGAGAATATCGGCGCCAGGAGCTGGAAGCAGAGAGACGTGCCGGTGGGGAGGAGGTTGGCGAGGCACGCCGTGCTTTGAAACGTCTGGCTGATGGCTTGTTGGATGGGGTTTCTGTCTACTTCCGGTACGCCTTTGCTCCACAGTAGCGGCGCCTTTACttcgtctttctcttcttcctcctcgatTATCATGTCTTGACACGATGGCTTAATCTCCATTGATGTGTACAAATTAGTACTGAATTCTTGTGTTGTCTTCTCTTTTTATAGGTGGGGTTTGATGAATGTTTGGGATGAGTTGAATGGAAGGAAATTAGGCTTGCTTTGCTAGGTTGTTTTGGCTTGCAAGGAACAAAAATGATCGCCAtggttttggtttttgtttaaaATGAGCTTTGTTTGAAATAATGCAGAGTTTCTCTAACTGGATTTTAGTTGGGCAGCTTAACTTTGAGTGAGGTTTTTGTTTGCCGTTTTGGGGGTTGTGACTTGTGAGGAGGAAGATCACGTCGCCAATATTTGTTATCTTGTGTTGCTATCGCGTAGAAAGTATTGTTTCAATCTTAATTTCGGTTGTATTGCTGAGACGCAAAGTTTAAAAtcactaataaataataaaatatttagggcTTTAATTTGCttgggtttttttaataaaaattaactgGTCTTGGTACGACATATTGTCACTTAGTGTGTTCAATCAATatcaataataattataaaaagaaagaaaatagaaatagaGAAGTAATTTCTACAATTAGTATGATTGATTGGACACATGAGGTGCTGAATATGTCTAAACCACTTAATAGTTACTCGGTTTGTTGGTGACACTTAATTTAGTTATCGATAGTCTTTGCAATCGCTAGTACTACATCACCATGAGTTATGAGTCTTATGACATTTGAAAGTGTATTTTAGCGTATATAAAATATAGACTTTTTACGTAGTAGAGGTTTTCATAAATTATTGTGAGGGGGGGGGAGACAAGATTTAAAAACTGAATATTAGTAGTTTTGATAAAAGAATTCTATGTAGAAAATATGCACATATTAAGCTtagcatattcttttatttattaattattgcaACTCAAAATTAATCATAATTTAACAATTTTTAACACAATAACCAagttaataattaaattccatatCAATATTTTTAGTGTCACGGCTTTATTTTAGTGCAATAAAAACATGAACTAAGATaacatatggagtattataGATTTCCCACTGCTgttatttatagaaaattggTTTTCATGGAAGCATAAAAAACAtttgtattaaaaaattaatccgAACCACAATTCAAAAAACAACCCAAGAAACAAACACTTCGGCCCAGAAATACCTCAAACAAACCGGCCGAGAGCAAACTCAGCAACAATCCAAATCTGCTGTCCACACTGCAGCCACAACCGCAACGTCGCCGGAGACCATATATTGACAATAATGGACCAAAACAGGTTTATATTCACGTGAAATTGGAAAAACAATTACAACAAAATATGTGGGCTGAGATCCACTTTAATATTCCATAAGACTAACTTCTtgcttcttttattattttggccaaAGGTCCATATTGTATGTCTGTGGTTCTCCACCATAAACGACACTTGACACACAGATATATGTGAAatctagtagtagtaatattttaacaattgatttcctaaaataatactactactatataattaattaattgtgcgGTTTCTATTTAGGATGTATAAATTCTCCAGTTGTACAACAATTCTCACCgaatattctaatttaattttatctaaTGAACTGCAGTAGATGAGGTCTGCACTCTCTGCATGCAGTggttgttgttatttttaagaTAGTCAAATATTTGTAGCCATACCTTTTTTTCAAATACATACTGATATTATAATAGTAGAATACTAGCCTACTAGGAGTGCTACACTGAGATCTGCCATATATTTGTTGAAGTAATTATTATGTTATCCATAACTTAgtagtaatagtagtactagAAAATTGTGAGACTCTAACGAGTCAAAGTCATAATTATGCATAATTATCATTTTTAGGTGGTTGGCGACTCTAATAAGACTATAATTAAGTGCTGGGGA
This region includes:
- the LOC121743819 gene encoding protein DMP4-like, which translates into the protein MEIKPSCQDMIIEEEEEKDEVKAPLLWSKGVPEVDRNPIQQAISQTFQSTACLANLLPTGTSLCFQLLAPIFSNQGHCDAAARAMTVSLLGLCALSCFLLSFTDSVKDQKGSLCYGFATLNGLWIIDGSATLPPEMAARYKLKFIDFAHAVMSVLVFAAVAMFNENVVECLWPAPSAGMKEVLTALPVGIGVVCSMLFVVFPTKRHGIGFPLTDC